Proteins encoded by one window of Pseudonocardia sp. HH130629-09:
- a CDS encoding MFS transporter, with amino-acid sequence MTEARPGTATSGPAAVLESLPLSGWHRRLVVLVGIGSFFDLYEVFLGGVLAPILAREWALGSAGKAAVVSSGFLGMFVGAVLLSIAADRFGRRTVFLLNLLTYSLFSVAAAFSPNLETFLVLRFLAGLGLGAELVLVDTYLAEFLPRRVRGRWTAWAYTVGFLGVPVAALLGGRLVAAQSIAGVDGWRWLLVAGGLGAFFVLVLRRVLPESPRWLVAHGRREEAAAVAADVARRAGAPVEGEVSTADSGEPRAGSTVAVLRIAFSGVYRTRTVMLLIFQVLQTVAYYGFGTLAPLVLVAKGFDITESLGYAALSFAGYPLGSLASVPLVERFERKWLIIASALAIGVLGIVFAAGATPLVIVGSGFALTGVSNVFSNAFHIYQAEIFPTTIRSTAGGIAYSLSRATSAFLPFVAVPLLATAGPVAVFGGAAGLIVLLCLDVGLLGPRSTGLALEELG; translated from the coding sequence ATGACGGAGGCCCGGCCCGGGACGGCCACGAGCGGACCCGCGGCGGTGCTGGAGTCGCTGCCGCTGTCGGGATGGCACCGACGGCTCGTCGTCCTGGTGGGGATCGGGTCGTTCTTCGACCTGTACGAGGTGTTCCTCGGTGGCGTGCTGGCCCCGATCCTGGCCCGCGAGTGGGCACTCGGCTCGGCCGGCAAGGCGGCGGTGGTGTCGTCGGGCTTCCTCGGGATGTTCGTCGGCGCGGTCCTGCTGTCGATCGCGGCCGACCGGTTCGGCAGGCGCACCGTGTTCCTGCTGAACCTGCTCACCTACTCGCTGTTCTCCGTGGCGGCGGCGTTCTCGCCGAACCTGGAGACCTTCCTCGTCCTGCGCTTCCTCGCGGGCCTCGGGCTGGGCGCCGAGCTGGTGCTCGTCGACACCTACCTGGCCGAGTTCCTGCCCCGGCGGGTACGCGGCCGCTGGACGGCGTGGGCGTACACCGTCGGCTTCCTCGGGGTGCCGGTGGCCGCGCTGCTCGGCGGCCGGCTCGTCGCGGCGCAGTCCATCGCGGGCGTCGACGGCTGGCGCTGGCTGCTCGTCGCCGGGGGGCTGGGCGCGTTCTTCGTACTGGTGCTGCGCCGCGTGCTGCCCGAGTCCCCGCGCTGGCTGGTCGCCCACGGGCGGCGCGAGGAGGCCGCCGCCGTCGCGGCGGACGTGGCCCGGCGGGCCGGCGCCCCGGTCGAGGGGGAGGTGTCCACGGCCGACTCGGGGGAGCCGCGGGCCGGCTCGACCGTCGCGGTGCTGCGGATCGCGTTCAGCGGGGTCTACCGCACCCGCACGGTGATGCTCCTGATCTTCCAGGTGCTCCAGACCGTCGCCTACTACGGTTTCGGCACGCTCGCGCCACTGGTCCTGGTGGCCAAGGGCTTCGACATCACCGAGTCCCTCGGCTACGCCGCGCTGAGCTTCGCCGGGTACCCGCTGGGCTCGCTCGCCTCCGTCCCGCTGGTCGAACGGTTCGAACGGAAGTGGCTGATCATCGCCTCGGCGCTGGCGATCGGAGTGCTCGGCATCGTGTTCGCGGCCGGGGCGACCCCCCTGGTGATCGTCGGCTCCGGGTTCGCGCTGACCGGGGTGAGCAACGTGTTCTCCAACGCGTTCCACATCTACCAGGCCGAGATCTTCCCGACGACGATCCGCTCCACCGCGGGCGGGATCGCCTACTCGCTGTCCCGCGCGACGTCGGCGTTCCTCCCGTTCGTCGCCGTCCCGCTGCTGGCCACGGCCGGTCCGGTCGCGGTGTTCGGCGGCGCCGCGGGGCTCATCGTGCTGCTCTGCCTCGACGTCGGCCTGCTCGGCCCGCGCTCCACCGGGCTCGCGCTGGAGGAGCTGGGCTGA
- a CDS encoding rubredoxin, producing MSDDAVGSSMTMSGRATRSLWICEPCGFVYDPEEGDPDGGVEPGTPFEDIPDDWMCPICGAVKSDFRPLEPGERFPG from the coding sequence GTGAGCGACGACGCCGTGGGGAGCAGCATGACGATGTCCGGCCGGGCCACGCGGTCCCTGTGGATCTGCGAGCCGTGCGGCTTCGTCTACGACCCGGAGGAGGGCGACCCGGACGGCGGCGTCGAGCCGGGCACCCCCTTCGAGGACATCCCCGACGACTGGATGTGCCCGATCTGCGGCGCCGTCAAGTCGGACTTCCGCCCGTTGGAGCCGGGAGAACGGTTCCCGGGGTGA
- a CDS encoding DPP IV N-terminal domain-containing protein — translation MADSFPRLHARTRRFTLGVPRGFTVAPDGSRAVFLRSRSGTDPVTCLWSADAATGAERLLVDPASVPGLPGEEDLPAAERARRERVREQAGGVVGYTTDAAVTRAVFALSGRPFTVALTGEPDVRPLDVGGIEAVVDPRIDPNGARVAFVADRAMHLHDLTTGTTTALLTPDGDDVSWGLPDFAAAEEMDRHRGFWWSPDGDALLVARVDESPVARWHIADPAHPDRVPTTVRYPAAGTPNARVGLVVVALDGTRTTVTWDDETYEYLATAEWDTHGPLLSVQPRDQREVRTLAVDPATGRTTTLHSQTDPVWVENVPGVPARTASGALVRTEDSGGARRLVVGDTYLTGPELQVRGVVGIDGETVLFRASTEPTSVAVYSVTPGSEPVAVTPTTGVHAVAAAGGTTVRVSQDLATAPHAVLVTAGGAGHPVAGHAVDPGFDPAPVLHSFGERELRTAVFLPSGHVPGTPLPVLLDPYGGPHSQRVLQARNAHLTSRWFAEQGFAVLVTDGRGSPGRGPEFERAIHGDLAGPVLEDQVAALHAAAAAYPDLDLGRVGIRGWSFGGYLSALAVLRRPDVFHAGIAGAPVTDWTLYDTHYTERYLGMPGGEPYTRSSIIDDAATPPTPERPHRPLMVVHGLADDNVVAAHTLRLSSALLAAGRAHQVLPLSGVTHMTPQEVVAENLLLLQVEFLRDALGA, via the coding sequence GTGGCCGACTCGTTCCCCCGCCTGCACGCCCGCACCCGCCGCTTCACCCTCGGGGTCCCCCGCGGGTTCACGGTCGCCCCGGACGGGTCGCGGGCGGTGTTCCTGCGCAGCCGGTCCGGCACCGACCCGGTCACCTGCCTGTGGTCGGCCGACGCCGCGACGGGTGCCGAGCGGCTCCTCGTGGACCCGGCGTCGGTGCCCGGGCTGCCGGGCGAGGAGGACCTGCCCGCCGCCGAGCGGGCCCGCCGCGAGCGGGTCCGTGAGCAGGCGGGCGGCGTCGTCGGGTACACCACCGACGCCGCGGTCACCCGGGCCGTGTTCGCGCTGTCCGGGCGGCCGTTCACCGTCGCCCTGACCGGGGAGCCGGACGTGCGGCCACTCGACGTCGGCGGGATCGAGGCCGTGGTGGACCCGCGGATCGACCCGAACGGCGCCCGGGTCGCCTTCGTCGCCGACCGCGCGATGCACCTGCACGACCTCACGACCGGCACGACGACCGCCCTGCTCACCCCCGACGGCGACGACGTCTCCTGGGGTCTGCCCGACTTCGCCGCGGCCGAGGAGATGGACCGCCACCGCGGGTTCTGGTGGTCCCCCGACGGCGACGCGCTGCTCGTCGCCCGGGTGGACGAGTCCCCGGTCGCCCGCTGGCACATCGCCGACCCGGCGCACCCCGACCGCGTCCCGACCACGGTCCGCTACCCCGCCGCCGGCACCCCGAACGCCCGCGTGGGGCTGGTCGTCGTCGCGCTGGACGGCACCCGCACCACCGTGACCTGGGACGACGAGACCTACGAGTACCTCGCCACCGCGGAATGGGACACCCACGGGCCGCTGCTGTCGGTCCAGCCGCGCGACCAGCGGGAGGTCCGCACCCTGGCCGTCGACCCCGCGACCGGTCGGACCACGACGCTGCACTCCCAGACCGACCCGGTGTGGGTGGAGAACGTTCCGGGTGTCCCGGCGCGCACCGCGTCCGGGGCGCTGGTGCGGACCGAGGACTCCGGCGGGGCGCGTCGGCTCGTCGTCGGCGACACGTACCTGACCGGCCCGGAGCTGCAGGTGCGTGGGGTCGTCGGCATCGACGGCGAGACCGTCCTGTTCCGGGCCTCGACGGAGCCGACCTCGGTGGCCGTCTACTCGGTGACCCCGGGGTCCGAGCCGGTCGCGGTGACGCCGACGACCGGGGTGCACGCCGTCGCCGCAGCGGGGGGCACCACCGTCCGCGTCTCCCAGGACCTCGCGACGGCGCCGCACGCGGTGCTCGTCACCGCCGGCGGGGCGGGGCACCCGGTCGCCGGGCACGCCGTCGACCCCGGGTTCGACCCGGCCCCGGTGCTGCACTCCTTCGGTGAGCGGGAGCTGCGCACCGCGGTGTTCCTGCCGTCGGGCCACGTGCCGGGCACTCCGCTGCCGGTGCTGCTCGACCCCTACGGCGGCCCGCACTCCCAGCGGGTACTGCAGGCCCGCAACGCGCACCTGACCAGCCGTTGGTTCGCCGAGCAGGGCTTCGCCGTGCTGGTCACCGACGGTCGTGGCTCCCCCGGGCGCGGCCCCGAGTTCGAGCGCGCGATCCACGGCGACCTGGCGGGCCCGGTGCTGGAGGACCAGGTCGCGGCGCTGCACGCCGCCGCGGCGGCCTACCCCGACCTCGACCTGGGCCGGGTCGGGATCCGCGGCTGGTCGTTCGGCGGGTACCTGTCCGCACTCGCGGTGCTGCGGCGGCCCGACGTCTTCCACGCCGGCATCGCCGGCGCCCCGGTCACCGACTGGACGCTCTACGACACCCACTACACCGAGCGCTACCTCGGGATGCCGGGCGGCGAGCCGTACACCCGCTCGTCGATCATCGACGACGCCGCGACGCCGCCGACCCCGGAGCGGCCGCACCGCCCGCTGATGGTCGTGCACGGTCTCGCCGACGACAACGTCGTCGCCGCACACACCCTGCGGCTGTCATCGGCGCTGCTCGCGGCCGGCCGCGCGCACCAGGTGCTGCCGCTGTCCGGGGTCACCCACATGACGCCGCAGGAGGTCGTCGCCGAGAACCTGCTGCTCCTGCAGGTCGAGTTCCTCCGGGACGCGCTCGGCGCCTGA